The DNA window CGCAGATATTGCGGTGAATGCAGTGGCTGCCGGACGGCGAGCTGCATTTGCGATGAATCAGTATCTGCGCGGCGAAAACATTGTTGGCGATCCGAAAGGATATAATCACAGCATGGGAAAACTGGCTGAAATCCCGGCTGAGGTTGTTGCTCCGTTCGATACCGCGGATCGCGCGGTGATGCCGCGGCTCGAGCCGAAACGCCGGGCCCAGACTTTCCGGGAGGTGGAAATCGGGTTTACGGAAGAGCAGGCGAGGGCAGAGGCGGCGCGGTGCATGGCGTGCGGCTGCCGTGATGCGCATGAATGTGCACTGCGCGATTTTGCCACGCGATTTGATGCATCGCCTCAGCGTTTTGCGGGAGATAAACGGAGTTATCGCCGGGACGATTCCCATGAGGTATTGGTATATGAAGAGCATAAATGCATTCAGTGTGGAACCTGTGTGCGGGCCTGTGATGAACTGTTGAATGACCCCTGCGTTGGGTTTTCGGGACGCGGTTTTGATGCCCGTGTGAAACCGGCGTTGGATCGTAAACTGTGCCTCATTAACAGCGAGGAACTTCCGAAGTTGGCGGAATATTGTCCCGTCGGTGCTCTGACCCTGAAGAGCGATGCGGTGGCCACACTGAAGCCGGGTGCTTTTCTTGACGTGAAGGAGGATGAATGATGGACACATTTGATACTGTCGAAGCGGTGCTTGATTTTGCGGTCCGGCGGGAGCAGGAAACGGTTGAGTTTTATGAAAACCTTGCCGGACGGACGGATAATCTTCAGCTGAAAAAGGCGCTGACGGCGTTTGCCGGTGTGGAGAAGGGGCATAAGAAAAAACTGCTGGCGGCGAAGGAGGCCGGATTGGCCGTGGGTGAACCGGGCGGTCGCGTGGTTGATCTCAAAATCGGGGATTATCTGGTGGAGGTTGATGCGGGGCCGGAGATGAGCTTTCAGGATGCGCTGGTGGTGGCCATGAAGCGGGAAAAAGCGGCGATGGAGCTCTATGCGGATATGGCCAGCCGGATTTCGAATGCGGAACTTAAGGCCATGTTTGAAAAGCTGGCCCGGGAAGAGGCCGGGCATAAACTCAGTTTTGAAACGGCGTATGAGGAGCATTTTATGCAGGACAACTGACGGCGTTTACAGGCATCTGCAGGTTGAACCGGTTTTCGAGGGGATGAAGCCGGCTTATTTTGATATTCTTTTTGAACAATTGCGGGTGGAGGTTTTCCAATGTTTGGAAAAGATGAGCTCCGGGCTTTTCTTTTGCGTTGGCCCTAGTAAAATTTGCCAGCTTTTGAACCCATAGAGGAATTTATATGACAACGACGCATAGTTTGATTAATCAGCTGATTCAGCTTCAGGAGCTGATCGTTGCGAACATGCAGAAAAAGGTTTCGCAGCCGAATGCCCGTCTGGAGGAGCTGAACAAATCCATCCAGGCGCTGAGCGCTGATGTGCCTCAGCAGATTAAGTCGCATTTCAACCGGTTGCTGCAGAAGCATCCGGAAGCGATTGTTCCGGTTTCCGGGGAGCTGTGCGCAGGGTGCGGTATGTCGCTGACCAAGAGTTTGGTGCAGAGTGTGGCTAAATCGGAAGCGCTGAACCGCTGCCCGAACTGTGCCCGCTTTTTGTATTATCCGGATCAGCTGGTGGAACGCGAGCGCGTAAGTCGTTCGTACGGCGAAGTTCAGAAAAAGGGAATCGCCCGCTTCACAGCACCTGAGCTGATGATGTTTCCGCTGAAGGGCGGAACCGGTGAGGAGGTGCTTGCGGAAATGTGTCAACGGATGCAGCAGGAGGGTTTTGTGAATGATGGCGATCATCTGCTTGATCTTGCACTGCAGCGTGAAGCCATCATCAGTACCGCGGTGGATAACGGCCTGGCTTTTCCGCACGTACGCGGTGTGGAGGGCGGGGGCCTTTCGATGGCGGTAGGGATCAGTAAAAAAGGGGTGAAGTTCGGCGGTCCCGGCCGTACGTTGTCGCGCATCTTCTTTTTTGTGGTTATTCCGACGGCAACGAGTGCGTTTTATCTGAAACTCATTGCCGGACTTTCTAAAACGTTCCGGG is part of the Pontiella agarivorans genome and encodes:
- a CDS encoding ferritin family protein translates to MMDTFDTVEAVLDFAVRREQETVEFYENLAGRTDNLQLKKALTAFAGVEKGHKKKLLAAKEAGLAVGEPGGRVVDLKIGDYLVEVDAGPEMSFQDALVVAMKREKAAMELYADMASRISNAELKAMFEKLAREEAGHKLSFETAYEEHFMQDN
- a CDS encoding PTS sugar transporter subunit IIA; the encoded protein is MTTTHSLINQLIQLQELIVANMQKKVSQPNARLEELNKSIQALSADVPQQIKSHFNRLLQKHPEAIVPVSGELCAGCGMSLTKSLVQSVAKSEALNRCPNCARFLYYPDQLVERERVSRSYGEVQKKGIARFTAPELMMFPLKGGTGEEVLAEMCQRMQQEGFVNDGDHLLDLALQREAIISTAVDNGLAFPHVRGVEGGGLSMAVGISKKGVKFGGPGRTLSRIFFFVVIPTATSAFYLKLIAGLSKTFRDKDAREMLLNCADEAELWKALNKTTRKTFK